In one Gallus gallus isolate bGalGal1 chromosome 20, bGalGal1.mat.broiler.GRCg7b, whole genome shotgun sequence genomic region, the following are encoded:
- the PARD6B gene encoding partitioning defective 6 homolog beta codes for MNRPHRGAAGSRGLGTMEVKSKFGAEFRRFSLERSKPGKFEEFYGLLQHVHKIPNVDVLVGYTDVHGDLLPINNDDNYHKAVSTANPLLRIFIQRKEDADYSAFGTDTMTRKKNVLTNVLRPDNHKKKPHIVISMPQDFRPVSSIIDVDILPETHRRVRLYKYGTDKPLGFYIRDGSSVRVTPHGLEKVPGIFISRLVPGGLAQSTGLLAVNDEVLEVNGIEVSGKSLDQVTDMMIANSRNLIITVRPANQRNNVVRNSRNSGSSGQSTESSLPSSTPNILANFLQGEEESDEEDIIIEDSGEPQQIPKATPASLESLTQIDLLHEPTQNGFLPPSEVNLNQSACNISMEYEVQNPDHKSLEEDGTIITL; via the exons TTTGGAGCAGAATTTCGGCGTTTTTCTTTGGAGAGGTCCAAACCTGGGAAGTTTGAGGAGTTCTATGGATTGTTGCAGCATGTGCACAAGATACCCAACGTTGATGTTCTAGTGGGATATACAGATGTTCATGGAGATCTGCTGCCCATAAATAATGATGACAATTATCATAAAGCAGTTTCCACTGCCAATCCCCTACTCAGGATTTTCATTCAGAGAAAAG AAGATGCAGACTACAGTGCCTTTGGTACCGATACTATGACAAGGAAGAAAAACGTCTTAACAAATGTGTTGCGTCCAGATAATCACAAGAAGAAACCACACATTGTCATTAGCATGCCACAAGACTTCAGACCAGTATCTTCTATAATAGACGTAGATATTCTTCCAGAAACCCATCGCAGGGTACGACTTTACAAGTATGGAACTGACAAACCCCTTGGATTCTATATACGGGATGGCTCGAGTGTCAGAGTAACGCCACATGGATTAGAAAAAGTTCCAGGAATTTTCATATCCAGGCTTGTTCCCGGGGGCCTGGCTCAAAGCACAGGCTTACTGGCTGTCAATGATGAAGTACTGGAGGTGAATGGAATAGAAGTTTCAGGAAAAAGCCTTGATCAAGTTACAGACATGATGATTGCAAACAGCCGTAACCTGATCATTACAGTCAGACCAGCAAACCAGAGAAATAATGTTGTGAGGAACAGTCGGAATTCTGGCAGCTCTGGTCAGTCTACTGAATCTAGTCTTCCAAGCAGCACACCAAATATTTTAGCAAATTTCTTGCAAGGAGAAGAAGAGAGTGATGAGGAGGACATCATTATTGAAGATAGCGGTGAGCCACAGCAAATTCCTAAAGCCACACCTGCCAGCCTAGAATCATTGACGCAGATTGACCTGCTCCACGAGCCAACCCAAAATGGCTTCCTTCCTCCCAGTGAGGTGAACTTGAATCAGTCAGCATGCAACATTAGCATGGAATATGAAGTACAAAACCCAGATCATAAGTCATTAGAAGAAGATGGAACTATAATAACACTATGA